The Megasphaera stantonii genome includes a window with the following:
- a CDS encoding cation transporter, translating to MKKTYKIDVDCANCANKMEDAARHTAGVAAATVNFMTLKMIVEFEDGADVKAVMEEVRKNCKKVEDDCEVFI from the coding sequence ATGAAAAAGACCTATAAAATCGACGTAGACTGCGCGAACTGCGCCAATAAGATGGAAGATGCGGCCCGCCATACGGCAGGTGTCGCGGCGGCGACGGTAAACTTCATGACCTTGAAGATGATCGTCGAATTCGAAGACGGGGCCGACGTAAAGGCCGTCATGGAGGAAGTCCGCAAGAACTGCAAAAAGGTCGAAGACGATTGCGAGGTTTTCATCTGA
- a CDS encoding ArsR/SmtB family transcription factor, whose amino-acid sequence MEPITLPHHHGQSIEHLEHMPAVQDFETVSNIFKLLGDASRLRIFWLLCHCEECVINISALVGMSSPAVSHHLKLLKAGGLITSRRDGKEVYYQAVRTRQAEALHAMTEQLVDIACPMPDKEGDSYE is encoded by the coding sequence ATGGAACCGATTACGTTGCCGCACCATCACGGCCAGTCTATCGAGCATCTGGAGCACATGCCGGCCGTACAGGATTTTGAAACCGTATCGAATATATTCAAATTATTGGGCGACGCCAGCCGCCTGCGCATTTTCTGGCTGCTGTGCCACTGCGAAGAATGCGTCATCAATATTTCCGCCCTCGTCGGCATGAGCAGCCCCGCCGTATCCCATCACTTAAAGCTGCTGAAGGCCGGCGGCCTCATTACCAGCCGCCGCGACGGCAAAGAAGTATACTATCAGGCCGTACGAACCCGGCAAGCCGAAGCACTGCACGCCATGACGGAGCAACTCGTCGACATCGCCTGCCCGATGCCGGACAAGGAAGGTGATTCCTATGAATGA